From Prevotella melaninogenica, the proteins below share one genomic window:
- a CDS encoding YaaA family protein, with the protein MQILLASAKIMKSTTKVQTPDTHLPRFHKEARQMALELGELSVENLAKELKCNDKIALENKLRYQDFFNEDAYLAALLAYYGQAYKYLKAEEYSLNDFLYADKHLWITSFLYGLLRPLDLIHPYRLEGKTKLPSAEGKNIFDYWRPLLTDMLIKTLKADDGILVYLAAEEFKHLFDWKRLKKEARVIHPFFMVDQGSRLKAINVYAKSCRGAMTSYIIRNQLTSYDDLLDFELDGFTYQPDYGDEEHPHFILRT; encoded by the coding sequence ATGCAGATTCTATTAGCATCCGCAAAAATAATGAAAAGTACCACAAAGGTACAAACCCCAGATACACACCTGCCTCGTTTCCATAAGGAAGCGAGACAGATGGCATTAGAGCTGGGAGAACTCTCCGTTGAAAATCTTGCGAAAGAACTAAAGTGTAATGATAAAATAGCATTGGAGAACAAGCTTCGCTATCAAGACTTCTTCAACGAGGATGCTTATCTCGCGGCACTTCTTGCCTATTACGGTCAGGCTTATAAGTATTTGAAAGCAGAGGAATACAGCCTGAATGACTTTCTTTATGCAGACAAACACCTCTGGATAACAAGTTTCCTTTACGGACTATTACGACCGTTAGACCTCATACATCCCTACCGTCTGGAAGGTAAGACAAAACTTCCGTCAGCAGAAGGAAAGAATATATTTGATTACTGGAGACCACTTCTTACCGATATGCTCATTAAAACCTTGAAAGCTGATGACGGAATTCTTGTATATCTTGCCGCAGAAGAGTTCAAACATCTCTTTGATTGGAAGCGGCTGAAGAAAGAAGCACGTGTCATACATCCCTTCTTTATGGTGGATCAGGGCAGCCGGCTGAAAGCTATCAATGTCTATGCCAAGAGCTGCCGCGGTGCGATGACAAGTTATATAATACGCAACCAGCTGACATCATACGATGATTTGCTTGACTTTGAACTTGATGGTTTCACCTATCAACCCGATTATGGAGATGAGGAACATCCACACTTTATATTAAGGACATAA
- the gmd gene encoding GDP-mannose 4,6-dehydratase: MQKKALITGITGQDGSYLAELLLEKGYDVHGTIRRSSVDFRERIAHLEGRPHFHLHYADLGDSMSILGVISKVRPDEIYNLAAQSHVQVSFDSPEFTADVDAVGVLRILESVRQLGMTETCRIYQASTSELYGKVEEVPQNENTPFHPYSPYAVAKQYGFWITKEYREAYNMYCCSGILFNHESERRGETFVTRKITLAAARIKQGKQEKLYLGNLGSLRDWGYAKDYVECMWLILQQEKPEDFVIATGVQHSVRDFCYYAFKRVGIELEFQGEDMDEKGIDKATGKVLIEVSPDFYRPTDVINLWGDPTKAKAKLGWNPNSTSFEELVNIMVDSDMAKVASEGAAEKVRTNLEEYLEKGIVK; encoded by the coding sequence ATGCAGAAAAAAGCACTTATTACGGGTATTACAGGCCAGGATGGTTCCTATTTGGCAGAGTTATTACTCGAAAAAGGTTATGATGTACATGGTACTATTCGTCGTTCATCAGTAGATTTCCGCGAGCGTATTGCTCATTTGGAAGGTCGTCCACACTTCCACTTGCATTATGCAGACCTTGGTGACTCTATGAGTATCCTTGGTGTAATCAGTAAAGTGCGTCCTGATGAGATTTATAACCTTGCAGCACAGAGTCACGTACAGGTAAGTTTCGATTCTCCTGAATTTACTGCTGACGTTGATGCTGTTGGTGTATTACGTATCTTAGAATCAGTTCGCCAGTTGGGTATGACAGAAACTTGTCGTATCTATCAGGCTTCTACTTCTGAGTTGTATGGTAAGGTTGAGGAAGTTCCACAAAATGAAAACACCCCATTCCATCCTTACAGCCCATACGCTGTAGCTAAGCAGTATGGCTTCTGGATTACAAAGGAGTATCGTGAGGCTTACAACATGTATTGTTGCTCTGGTATCCTCTTCAACCACGAGAGTGAGCGTCGTGGTGAGACTTTCGTTACACGTAAGATTACACTTGCTGCTGCACGTATCAAGCAGGGCAAGCAGGAAAAACTCTATTTGGGTAATCTTGGTTCTCTTCGTGACTGGGGCTATGCTAAGGATTACGTTGAGTGCATGTGGTTGATACTCCAGCAGGAGAAGCCAGAGGACTTCGTTATTGCTACTGGTGTACAGCATAGCGTACGTGATTTCTGCTATTATGCATTTAAGCGTGTTGGTATTGAACTCGAATTCCAAGGTGAGGACATGGACGAGAAGGGTATTGATAAGGCTACAGGAAAGGTACTTATTGAGGTTAGTCCTGATTTCTATCGTCCTACTGACGTTATCAATCTCTGGGGAGACCCAACAAAGGCAAAGGCGAAACTCGGTTGGAATCCTAACAGTACAAGTTTTGAAGAGCTTGTCAACATTATGGTAGACAGCGACATGGCTAAGGTTGCTTCTGAGGGTGCTGCTGAGAAGGTTAGAACAAACCTTGAAGAGTATTTGGAGAAGGGTATCGTTAAGTAA
- a CDS encoding OmpP1/FadL family transporter — MKSKYIFFAVSLFAALSANAQETYENAKLAGEDLNGTARYVGMGGAMEALGADISTIGSNPAGIGLFRHSNVSLSAGLLMQSDGKEFSNGKKTNLSFDQIGGVYTTRTGQKSFLNFGFNYHKSKNFDYILNAAGSLNGSSQNKQSYIKGILGDENKGGFYVGKNKEGQNIGYVNATSTNVAYTWSQIDKLYWNSLFSGTGPYSYQQATGYTLDRAHTGYIGNYDFAVSGNLNDRVYLGLTFGMKDVNYRGYSEYRENFNNAGGVLVRDERKVTGSGFDITAGVIVRPVAESPFRIGAYVKSPTWYDLTTSNVTRLVYASGTSNPEKDVNSYDFKMWTPWKFGFSLGHTVGNYLALGATYEYENYANINSRVNNGGYYDYYYGQYYESSIPDKNMNAHTKEVLKGVSTLKLGVEYKPVSNVALRAGYNYVSAMYVNDAQKDPGLASLGTSYASTTDYTNWGEINRFTLGVGYQVKKFNIDLAYQYSAQNGSFAPFSNVRDVTYTSSTATITESNIASNTDVKNNRSQLLLTLGYRF; from the coding sequence ATGAAGAGTAAATATATTTTCTTTGCTGTTTCGTTGTTTGCTGCTTTGTCTGCAAATGCACAGGAGACATACGAGAATGCTAAGTTAGCAGGAGAGGACTTGAATGGTACTGCACGCTATGTTGGTATGGGTGGAGCCATGGAAGCCTTGGGTGCTGATATTTCTACTATCGGTTCTAACCCAGCTGGTATCGGTTTGTTCCGTCACAGCAATGTTAGTCTCAGTGCTGGTCTTCTTATGCAATCAGATGGTAAGGAGTTCTCTAATGGTAAGAAGACTAATCTGAGTTTCGACCAGATTGGTGGTGTCTATACTACTCGTACTGGTCAGAAGTCATTCCTTAACTTTGGTTTCAACTATCATAAGAGCAAGAACTTTGATTATATCCTTAATGCTGCAGGCTCTTTGAATGGAAGTTCACAGAATAAGCAGTCATATATTAAAGGCATACTCGGTGATGAGAATAAGGGAGGATTCTATGTTGGTAAGAATAAAGAAGGTCAGAATATCGGCTATGTAAATGCTACATCAACAAATGTTGCATATACTTGGAGTCAGATTGATAAACTTTATTGGAATTCATTGTTCTCTGGTACTGGACCTTATAGCTATCAGCAAGCTACTGGTTATACTTTAGACCGTGCGCATACTGGCTATATTGGTAACTACGACTTTGCTGTGAGTGGAAACCTCAATGACAGGGTTTATCTCGGTTTGACATTCGGTATGAAGGATGTTAATTATAGGGGATACAGTGAGTATCGTGAGAACTTTAACAATGCTGGTGGTGTACTTGTTCGTGATGAGAGAAAGGTAACGGGTTCAGGTTTTGATATCACTGCTGGTGTAATTGTTCGTCCAGTAGCTGAGTCTCCATTTAGAATTGGTGCATACGTGAAGTCTCCAACATGGTATGACTTGACGACTTCAAATGTTACTCGTCTTGTTTATGCGTCAGGCACATCAAATCCGGAAAAAGATGTTAACTCATATGATTTCAAGATGTGGACACCTTGGAAGTTTGGCTTCTCTCTTGGTCACACTGTTGGCAACTACCTTGCCTTGGGTGCTACATATGAATATGAAAACTATGCTAATATTAATAGCAGAGTTAACAATGGTGGCTATTATGATTATTACTATGGTCAGTACTACGAGTCATCAATCCCTGACAAGAATATGAATGCACACACTAAGGAGGTTCTGAAGGGTGTAAGCACTTTGAAGTTGGGTGTTGAGTATAAGCCTGTAAGTAATGTTGCTTTGCGTGCGGGTTACAATTATGTAAGTGCAATGTATGTAAATGATGCACAGAAGGATCCAGGTCTTGCTTCTTTAGGTACATCGTATGCTTCAACAACAGACTACACAAACTGGGGAGAAATTAATCGCTTCACATTAGGTGTTGGTTATCAGGTCAAGAAGTTCAATATTGATTTGGCTTATCAGTACAGTGCACAGAATGGTTCTTTTGCTCCATTCTCTAATGTAAGAGATGTTACTTACACTTCAAGTACTGCAACTATAACGGAGTCTAACATTGCTTCAAACACTGATGTTAAGAATAACAGAAGTCAGTTACTCCTTACATTGGGTTATCGTTTCTAA
- a CDS encoding prolyl oligopeptidase family serine peptidase: protein MKKQVLLTAALLSATSMMAQKLTYPQAPKDGTVDTYFGVQVADPYRPLENDSSKATAEWVAAENKVTQEYLSRIPFRAKLFNRMKELANYEKVSAPSYIKSIGKWLFYKNDGLQNQSVLYIMDRLGDEKNARVFLNPNQLSLDGTVALKGIYFSHNGKYATYSISRSGSDWQEFYVMDVKTGKLLDDHITWAKFSGASWQGDGFYYSAYDAPQKGHEFSNVNSIQKIYYHKIGTPQSEDVLFYQNPANPMRFYAVSVNEEETMMFLYESGAGSGNIVYVRDLRQPNSQFIQMTSNLDLQYSLVETIGDKMYFLTNDGAPKNRLMVTDLKHPGFHEWKTLVPESKDMLEGVTFADGKMILNYMKDASSHAYVYSMDGKQLSEIKLPTLGSASFYGEKDRKEVFYSFSSFTVPTTIYQYDLATTNSKVYAAPKVKFKESDYVCEQVFYPSKDGTKIPLFITYKKGLKRNGKNPVFLYAYGGFNIALTPYFSSVRIPFIENGGIYAQASLRGGSEYGEDWHVAGTKMQKQNVFDDFIAAGEWLIENKYTSKDYLAIVGGSNGGLLIGACMTQRPDLFKVCIPQVGVMDMLRYHKFTIGWNWAPDYGTSEDSKEMFEYLHAYSPLHNLRPGTKYPATLVTTADHDDRVVPAHSFKFAATLQADNAANTPTLIRIDTKAGHGSGKPLSKQLEEQADIYGFILYNMGLKY from the coding sequence ATGAAGAAACAAGTATTACTAACCGCAGCATTATTGTCTGCAACAAGCATGATGGCACAGAAGCTAACGTATCCACAAGCTCCTAAGGACGGAACTGTAGACACCTATTTTGGTGTTCAAGTTGCCGATCCTTATCGTCCATTAGAGAATGACAGTTCCAAAGCTACCGCTGAATGGGTAGCTGCTGAGAACAAGGTTACACAAGAGTATCTTTCTCGTATTCCATTCCGAGCGAAACTTTTCAATCGTATGAAGGAGTTGGCGAACTATGAGAAGGTATCGGCTCCTTCCTATATCAAATCTATAGGTAAGTGGCTTTTCTACAAAAATGATGGTCTTCAGAACCAAAGTGTACTCTACATCATGGACCGTCTTGGGGACGAGAAGAATGCACGTGTATTCCTTAACCCTAACCAATTGTCATTAGACGGAACCGTTGCACTGAAGGGTATCTACTTCTCACACAACGGTAAGTATGCAACCTACTCTATCTCTCGCAGCGGAAGCGACTGGCAAGAGTTCTATGTTATGGATGTCAAGACCGGAAAACTTCTTGATGACCATATTACTTGGGCAAAGTTTTCTGGCGCATCATGGCAAGGTGACGGATTCTATTACAGTGCTTACGATGCTCCACAAAAGGGACATGAGTTTAGTAATGTGAATTCTATCCAGAAAATCTACTATCACAAGATTGGTACTCCACAGTCTGAGGATGTTCTCTTCTATCAGAATCCAGCGAATCCTATGCGCTTCTATGCTGTAAGTGTCAATGAAGAAGAAACCATGATGTTTCTATATGAGAGCGGTGCAGGCTCAGGCAACATTGTCTACGTACGTGATCTCCGTCAGCCTAATAGCCAATTCATTCAGATGACATCAAATCTTGATTTGCAATATAGTTTAGTTGAAACTATTGGTGACAAGATGTACTTCCTTACAAACGATGGCGCACCAAAGAACCGACTTATGGTTACCGACCTTAAGCACCCTGGTTTCCATGAGTGGAAAACACTTGTACCAGAGTCTAAGGACATGCTTGAAGGTGTTACCTTTGCTGATGGTAAGATGATTCTGAACTATATGAAAGATGCTTCCAGCCATGCTTACGTTTATTCTATGGATGGAAAGCAACTCTCTGAGATAAAACTTCCTACATTGGGCAGCGCAAGTTTCTATGGAGAAAAGGACCGGAAGGAAGTATTCTACTCCTTCTCATCTTTCACCGTACCAACCACCATCTATCAGTACGACCTCGCAACAACTAACAGTAAGGTGTATGCTGCACCAAAGGTTAAGTTCAAGGAATCTGATTATGTCTGCGAACAGGTGTTCTATCCAAGTAAGGACGGAACAAAGATACCTCTCTTTATCACCTATAAGAAAGGTTTGAAGCGCAATGGCAAGAACCCAGTATTCCTCTATGCTTACGGTGGTTTCAACATAGCTTTAACCCCTTACTTCTCTTCTGTACGTATTCCTTTCATCGAAAATGGTGGAATCTATGCTCAAGCATCCCTACGAGGTGGCAGTGAGTATGGTGAGGACTGGCACGTAGCTGGTACGAAGATGCAGAAACAGAATGTTTTTGATGACTTCATTGCAGCTGGTGAGTGGCTTATCGAAAACAAGTATACAAGTAAAGACTACCTCGCTATTGTTGGCGGTTCAAATGGTGGTTTGCTTATAGGAGCTTGCATGACACAGCGTCCTGACCTCTTTAAAGTATGTATTCCACAAGTAGGAGTAATGGATATGTTGCGCTATCATAAGTTTACTATTGGTTGGAACTGGGCTCCAGACTATGGAACAAGCGAAGATTCAAAGGAGATGTTTGAGTATCTTCACGCTTATTCTCCACTCCACAATCTCCGTCCTGGCACAAAGTATCCAGCAACTTTGGTAACAACAGCCGACCATGACGACCGTGTTGTACCTGCGCACTCATTTAAGTTTGCAGCTACCCTGCAGGCTGACAATGCTGCCAACACACCAACACTCATTCGTATTGATACCAAGGCAGGGCACGGAAGTGGTAAGCCTTTGTCTAAGCAGTTGGAAGAGCAGGCTGACATCTACGGCTTTATCCTTTATAATATGGGATTGAAATATTAA
- a CDS encoding GDP-L-fucose synthase family protein encodes MNKNSKIYIAGHNGLVGSAIWNNFLQRGYTNLVGRSHKELDLTDQQAVKRFFDEEKPDAVVLAAAFVGGIMANYLYRADFIMQNMKMQCNVIEQSYLHKVEKLLFLGSTCIYPKNAPQPMREDCLLTSPLEYSNEEYAIAKIAGLKMCESYNLQYGTNYIAVMPTNLYGPNDNFHLENSHVMPAMMRKIYLAKLIHENNWAAIRNDMDKRPINPTDKLSAEIGEGNVDGKNTEERILKALAFYGIENNKVTLWGDGSPLREFLWSEDMADASVHVLLNVDFKDIIGIEKYSSVFYGAKIDGAVDRNNSEGRGGAIPSLGEIRNCHINVGTGKELTIKELAELVKKTIHFEGDIIWDAEKPNGTPRKLIDVEKLHSLGWTHKVEIEDGVEKLYEWYQESLK; translated from the coding sequence ATGAACAAAAATAGTAAAATATACATTGCTGGACACAATGGATTAGTTGGCTCAGCAATATGGAATAACTTTCTTCAACGAGGATATACAAATCTCGTTGGACGAAGCCATAAAGAATTAGATCTGACAGACCAGCAGGCTGTGAAGCGTTTCTTTGATGAAGAGAAACCTGATGCCGTTGTCCTTGCTGCTGCTTTCGTTGGAGGTATTATGGCAAACTATCTCTATCGTGCAGACTTCATCATGCAGAATATGAAGATGCAATGCAATGTTATTGAGCAGAGCTACCTTCATAAGGTAGAGAAACTTCTCTTCCTTGGAAGTACGTGTATCTATCCAAAGAATGCACCACAGCCAATGCGCGAGGATTGTTTGCTGACTTCTCCACTGGAGTATAGCAACGAGGAGTATGCTATTGCAAAGATAGCAGGTCTTAAGATGTGTGAAAGCTATAATCTTCAGTATGGTACTAATTACATAGCTGTCATGCCAACAAACCTCTATGGCCCTAATGATAACTTCCATTTGGAGAACTCTCATGTGATGCCAGCTATGATGCGCAAGATTTATCTTGCGAAACTTATTCACGAAAACAACTGGGCTGCTATACGTAATGATATGGATAAGCGTCCTATCAATCCAACTGATAAACTGAGTGCAGAGATTGGTGAAGGTAATGTTGATGGCAAGAATACAGAGGAGCGCATCCTGAAAGCACTCGCTTTCTATGGTATTGAGAATAATAAGGTGACCCTATGGGGTGACGGAAGTCCATTACGCGAATTCCTTTGGAGTGAGGATATGGCTGATGCCAGCGTTCACGTCTTATTAAATGTAGACTTCAAAGATATCATTGGCATTGAGAAATATTCAAGTGTATTCTACGGTGCAAAGATTGATGGAGCTGTTGACCGCAACAACTCTGAGGGCCGTGGTGGTGCTATCCCATCTTTAGGAGAGATTCGTAACTGTCATATCAATGTTGGGACTGGTAAGGAACTTACTATCAAAGAACTTGCTGAACTTGTCAAGAAGACCATTCACTTTGAAGGAGACATCATCTGGGATGCCGAGAAACCAAATGGTACACCACGTAAACTCATTGATGTTGAGAAGTTGCACAGCCTTGGTTGGACGCACAAAGTAGAAATTGAAGATGGTGTTGAGAAACTCTACGAGTGGTATCAAGAAAGCTTAAAGTAA